Sequence from the Saccharopolyspora pogona genome:
AAGAATGTATCCGTCTGAGAACTGTCCCCCTGACCCGGACACGGCCACACGAAGGTGGAACCGCCCGAAGGGAACATCGTCGAACTGCACGGACTTTTCGGAATTGGCGACGCGCCCCACGGATGAGGTCGTCGACTGTGACGACGATTCGGTCATGAGAGTTCCTCGATAAGAATGGATTTCGAAGTTGTTGGCACGAGGCACCAGACGTGACGCTCTAGTGCTCGGCCTCGACCGGCACCGGCCAGCCATGTCCGCAGGTATCTGCGCGACGGCTATTTCGTTCGGTGAGCAGCGGCGTCTCCGGTGCTCGCTGCCGCGAACGGCATCACAGGCGCTCCTATACCTCGATGGAAGCCCAGTCGAGTGGTTACGCTCTGGGAGCCCTCGGCGGACGACACCTCAACCCGGTGGTCGAGTGCGTCGGCGAGGTTGCGCTCGCGATGCGGGCCGTTCCAAGCCAGGCCGGAACGTCCTCGTAGGCGAGAGCAGTGGTCGTGTTCTGCGCTTGGGTGCTCATACTGTCCGTTCCCCGTTCCCGGAATCCCCGCGCAGTCGGCCGGTGGCGGTCTCGTAGCCCTCGGCGGCGGACAGTTCCACCCACTGGTCCAGCGCGCCGGTGAGGTTGCGCTCCCGGTGGACGCCGTTCCATTCCACGCCGTTGACGCAGCGTCGGGCGAAAGTTCCGGCAGCGGCCGTGATGTCGTCGAAGATGGTCGTCAACGCATCGAGGATGACCGGCTCCATCACGTTGAGCTCGAGTTCCCCGGCCGCGACGGCGCAGTCCACCGCGTGGCTCTGGCCCCGGACCCGGTAGCTGAGCTGCATGACGTACTCGGGGATCACCGGGTTGACCTTGGCAGGCATGATGGATGACCCGGCCTGCACGGCCGGGATCGTGAGGTCACCGAATCCGCCGTGCGGGCCGGAGGAGAGGATCCGCAAGTCAGCGGCGATCTTGGCCATGGCGATCGCGGCCCGGGTTCCGGCCGCGGCGATCTCGGAGTACGGGTCGAGGTGCGCCAGACTGTCGTAGCGGTTCTCCGCGCTGGTGACCGGACGCCCGGTCAGGCTGGCCAGCACCTCGGCGCACCGCTCGCCGAACCCGTCCGGGGCCCCGATACCGGTGCCGACCGCGGTCGCCCCGATCGGGACCGCACTCAGCCCTGCGGCAGCGTTCGCAAGCCCGGCCGTGACGCGGCTGATCGCCGCGGCGTGGCCCCGGTGGGTGTCCCCGGCGGTGAGGACCACCGCGTCCTGCAGGCAAGTGCGTCCGAGGTGCGGCGTCTGGTCGAACTCGGCTGCCTTGCGCTCGAATGCGGCGGACAGCTCGCGCAATGCCGCAACCGGTGCCTCGACGAGTTCGAGGATCGTCAGCGCCATCGCAGTGGGGTAGGTGTCGTTCGTCGACTGCGACGCGTTGACGTGGTCGTTCGGGTGGACCGCGACCCAGGCGATGGTGCTCGCCCGCGCCGCGAGCACCTCGTTGATGTTCATGTTCGCGGTGGTGCCGCCGCCGCCGTGCACCAGCGGGGTCGGGAACTGGTCGGCGTGCTCGCCCGCGATGATCTCCTGGCACGCGGTGACGATGGCATCGCAGCGTGCCTCGTCGAGCACACCTGACGCGTGGTTGACCCGTGCGGCCGCGAGTTTGACCCGGGCGTAGTTGTGCACGAACGGCATCAGATCACCGAAGGCGCGGCCACGCACCGGGAAGTTCTTCACGCCCAGCTCTGTCTGGGGCCCGTACAGCTGATCTCGGGACGTCGTGGCGTCCACGTCGGCAGTCATCGGCCGTCCACTCTCCTCTTCGAAAGCGACCTGTACCCGCGATTGTTCGCAGTACCGCAACGCTAAGCACGCCATACCCGAACGGTCCACACGCGTTGCTTTCACAGCAACACATAAACTGCCATGAGCTGGGAGAGCTGGAAGGACATTGATCATCATGTTGCCAACACAGCAACACGTGAGATGATTTCAGGCATGGCATCTGGAGCGGAACGTGTCGCCGAGCTTCTACTGGCCTTCGGCGTCGGGGGCGCCGGGCACGACCACGGAGTGAGCGACCTCGCTCGGGCCGTCGGGCGGGAGAGAAGCCAGGTCTCCCGGATGCTCAAGGCGCTCGAACGCGGCGGCCTGGTCGAACAAGACCCTCAGACCAAGCGCTACCGGTTGGGATGGACCCTGCTGGTGCTGGCTTCCAGCGCGGGAGACACGGCGCTGCTGCGTGCGGCCCGCCCCGCGCTCCGCGGGATCGTGGCACGCACCGGCGAGGTGGCGTTGCTGTCCGTGCAACGGGGAAACCGATCGTTCACCGTCCTGCGCGAGGAATCCACCCAATCCCTTCGAGCCGGCGGCTGGGTGGGACGGAGCTCCCCAATGCACTGCACAGCATCCGGACGGGCTTTGCTGTTCGACTCCGACGACGAACTGGTCGAAGCACTCACCGAAGAGGACCTCCGAATGCCGATCTCCGCCCCAGCGGCGCCTCGTACCCTCGACGAACTTCTGGAGCGACTGCACGCCGAGCGCTCCATGGGCTACGCGATGGCCAGCGAGGAAGTGGAGATCGGTCTGACGTCGGTCGGCGTCCCGATCCGCGACCACACGGGTGAGCTGACCGCCGTCATCAACATCTCCGGTCCCACATCGCGCCTGATCGGCAGGATCGACGAATCGGTCCGCCGACTCCGAGTCGCGGCCACGGCGATCGAGAACGCACTGAAACAGCCATACGGAAAGTAAGCCGGGTCGCCCGCCGGCTAAGCGACTGAAACACCGCCCAGGATCCGGCCCCCGGAAGCGCCGGGCGAGCCGCAACGGCATCACACCCGTACGAGCACCTTCCCGCGATTGGCCTCGCGCCCCAGGTAGAGGCTGCGGTATGCCGCCGGAATGGCACCGAAGCCGTCGTAGATGGTCTGGTCGTAGGTGATCTCGCCGCGCCGGATCATGCCGCCGAGGTCTTTCTCCAGTGCGTTCCAGTTGTCCTCGGTGAACCACTCCAGGGCGTAGATGCCGCGGATAGTGGTGCGCGGGTACATGACGTGGGGCAGCAGGCGAGGACCGGTGTCCTCCTCCCCGACCTGGCTCTCCCACTGCCAGCACACCGCCACCTGGCTTTGCACGTTGAGCATCCGGAACACCACGTCGGTGATGGTGCCGCCCATGTTGTCGAAGTACTTGTCCACGCCGTCTGGCGCCGCCTTCTCGAGTGCTTCGCGCACCGCGTCGGCGGCGTCGCCGTACCGGTAGTGGATCACCTCGTCGAAGCCGAGACCAGTCAGGTACTCCGCCTTCCCGGCGGAACCGGTGGTCCCGACAACCCGGGCGCCCGCTCGCTTGGACAGTTGGCCGACCAGGGTGCCGATCGCGCCGGAAGCAGCGCTGATCACCACCGTGTCACCGGGGCGGACCGTCAGGAACTTGGTCATCGTGCCCCACGCGGTCAAGCCCGCACCGCCCATGACGCCCAAGGCCGTCGGGAGTGGAAGCGCATCGTCGAAGTGCTGCGGGTTCAGCTTGCGGAAGGCCGGGAAGACCATCGGGAACGGACCGGTGTTCCACGGCATCTCGGCACCGGTGCTCACGAGGTGGGTGCGCCAGCCGCCCCAGCCCTGCACGAGGTCGCCGACCGCGAACGCCGCTCGCGGCCCGGCCTCGATCACCTCCATGATCGAGTCGCCTCCCGCGTGCGTACCGACCGGAGTGGCCAGGGTGATGCCGTGCAGGAAGAGGTCGACGGAGACGTACCTCGTCCGGAGCAGCATCTCGTCGTCGGCGAGGTCGACGACGAGGTCCTCGACCACCTTCTGATACATCCGGTCGACATCGGGCACGCCATCGACGTGCTCCCGCACGATCCACTTCTCGACCTTCACTGCATGCTCCTCGTTTCATCATGGAATGGATGTGCCTTGGCGCTGGAACGGAAATGGAGCGGATGGAAGCCGCTCCTGCCACCGCATCGGTGAGGGGCCCCGGCACGGCTGGTTCGGACGTGGATATGCGGAAACCCGTATCTGACACGGGGAACAGGGCCGAGCCCAGGCCTCGTCCACTGCCCTGGGCCGCGCGACAATGGGACTGTCGACGATCACTGCGATCAGGAGCGGTCGACCTCCCCAGACAGATCGTTGCTTTCGGCCTCAGACACCGACTTTAGGTGGCTAGACCATTTCAGACCACCGGAGATCACGCAATGCACCCGCCCAGGCAACGCGCAGCAGTGCTCGCGAAAAGCACGCGGCAGTCCGGAAAACCGGGACGATCACGCAGAAGTACGCCCCCGCGGGGCCGAACTCGGTCGGGTGACTGGCGGTGCCGGTTCCGGGCACTCTCCGATCATGAGCCTGCCCGGATGTGAAGTCGTCGGAGGCAGGCAGTCGCAGCAGACGTCACCAAACACGCAGCGAGCGATTGGTACGCCGGATTTTGGCGTGCTGCCCCAACAGATGCAGGTGGTCTGGGAACGCTGATGGTGACGGAAAGCCGTTTGGGGTGTCACGCTAAGTGGTCGCCGCCGGAAGTTTTTCGGGGGTTGACGGCCTGTGGGTCTTGTGCGGGTCAGATGTCGGGTGTTGTGAGGTAGAGACCGGCTGCGCAATCGAGGGCTTCTTCCGGGCTGCCTACGGGGAGGCCGCTGGGCAGGATCTGGTCTTCGTACTTCCCGGAACTGGCCAGGTACAGCGCGAAGCCCCATTGGCTGGCCGAGCCTGTGTACCTCAGTCGTATCAGCGGCCAGACCTCGCCGTCTGTCAGTTCGCCCTCGACGTAGGCGAACTGGCCGCGGTAGCGAAACCGCAGGTCGGCCACCCGGGGCCAGTGGGTTCTTGCATGAGCACGCAGCCGTTGACGCAACGAGATCTTGGTCGATTCCGGCGGGGTAGGCATGATGGTGATGCTGCCAGACCAGCAGGCCGACGCGAACCGTGATCATCGTATGGCAGGGTGCGCGAACCCTGGTTGTCGATCATGGATTGGGGTCGCCCCCGTCATGCCTGGCATGTCTGCCACCCCGGTGATTCTCACCGCAGCTCAGCGGCGTGTGTTGAAACGACGCGCCTACGGTCACAAGACACCGCATCGGGACAAGGTCCGCGCCCAGATCGTGTTGCTGGCCGGGCGTGGCTACGCCAACAACCGCATCGCCGCTCGGGTGGGCGTGCACCTGGACACGGTGCGCTGCTGGCGGGACCGGTTCGCCGCCGACGGCGTGGACGGGCTCCGGGATAAGAAGCGCAGTGGCCGGCCACCGCGCTTCACCCCCGTGCAGGTCGCCGAGCTCAAGGCTCTGGCCTGCCAGCTACCGGCCGAGACCGCAACGCCGCTGTCCCGGTGGTCGTGCCCGGAACTCGCCCGTGAAGCCGTGACCCGTGGCGTGGTCACAGCGATCTCCCCCTCGACCGTACGTCGCTGGCTGGCCGCTGACGCGCTCAAACCCTGGCAGTATCGGTCCTGGATCTCCGTGCGCGACCCGCACTTCGCCACTCGGGCCGCCCGGGTGCTGGACCTCTACACCGGCATATGGGACGGCGAACCGTTGACCGGCAACGAGTTCGTGATCTCTTCTGACGAGAAGACCTCGATCCAGGCCCGCTGCCGCTGCCATCCCACGCTCCCGCCGGGCAAGGCCCGAATGATGCGCGTCGAGCACGAGTACACCCGGGGCGGAGCGCTTGCCTACCTGGCCGCCTACGACGTGCACCACGCCCGGGTGTTCGGCCGTTGCGAGCCCGCCACCGGCATCGTCCCGTTCATGGCGCTAGTCGAGCAGGTCATGACCACCCAGCCCTACGCCTCGGCCAAGCGGGTGTTCTGGGTCGTGGACAACGGCTCCTCCCACCGCGGCCAAGCCGCGATCGACCGATTGGCCAAACGATTCCCCAACGCGGTCATGGTGCACACCCCGACTCACGCCTCCTGGCTGAACCAGATCGAGGTCTTCTTCTCGATCGTGCAACGCAAAGTCGTGTCTCCCAACGACTTCACCGACCTAGCCGAAGTTGAGCAACGCCTGCTGTCTTTCCAGAACCGCTACAACGCCACCGCCACGCCGTTCCGCTGGAAGTTCACCACCAACGACCTGCATGACCTGCTCGCCCGCATCGACACCCACGACACCCACGACACCGCCGACACCGCCGACACCGCCGACCACACACCCGATACCACCCCGAAGGCCGCATGATCAAGACCCGAAGCACTTACGGGCGAGACCACTAAGGTACGGGCGGAGGCCCCGTGACGAGGAACGGAGTACCTGGTGGCTGATAGCGCTGACATCGACTACACCGCACCGTCATCGCCGCGGATCTGGAACTACTGGCAGGGCGGGAAGGACTACTACGCCGTCGACCGGGCTGCGGGGGACGAGTGGATTGCTCTCCAGCCGGAGATCGTGCAGATCGCCAAGGAATCTCGGCAGTTTTTGATGAGGGCGGTGCACTATCTTGCAGCTGAGGCCGGTGTCCGTCAGTTCCTCGATATCGGGACGGGGCTGCCGACGCTGCAGAACACCCACGAGGTGGCCCAGGCGGTCGCGCCGGAGTCGAAGGTCGTCTACGTCGACAATGACCCGCTGGTGCTGACGCACGCCCGAGCGTTGCTGACCAACACCACTGACGCGGGCGTGACCGCGTTCGTCGACGCCGACTACCACGAGCCCGAGGTGATCGTTTCGGATGCCCGGTCCACGCTGAACTTCACACAGCCGATCGCGGTGATGTTCATGGGCGTACTCGGGCATGTCCCCGATTACGAGGAGGCGTTGTCGATTACGCGCCAGGTGATGGCAGCGGTTCCGTCCGGCAGCTACTTGGTGTTGTGGGAGAACACCAACGTCAGTGAGACGGCGTGCAAAGCGGCTGAGGAGTACGCGAACAGCGGCGCGATCCCGTACCGGCTGTGCTCGGTGGAGCAGGTGGCGAAGTTCTTCGACGGGCTGGAGGTGGCCGGGCCTGGTCTGACCCCGATCAACCACTGGCGGCCTGGCGCTGACCAGACCGGCGCGGGAGAGCCGTTGGACGCCTACGGCGCGATAGGCCGCAAGCCGTAGTGGCGTGGTGTCGCCTGCCGGTGAGCCGACCGCTTCCTGGCGGCAGGGCGCATTCTCTCGATGCCTGATGCGGGAAGGATCGTGGCTTTGAGCCGAGAGCATTACGGTCCGCCGTTGACGATCTGAAGCCGTGCCCTGGCTGTGCGAGCGGAATGCGCACCGCGGGAGCGGGTCCGGCTAGCAATGCGGACACCAACCTCAGATCGCCGACCACCGCAACGGTTCTTCGCCGTGGAGCGAGGCGTTAGTCGAGCCGGATCACGATTCCGGTCAGGCCGTTCAGCACGCTGGCGACTCCTGCCCTGACGGCGGCTGCGGCGCGTTCGGGCGTGATCGAGGCGGGATCGTACGTCGAGGACATGCCGAGACCCTCGCCGCGGAATGACGCGCCGGTCCAGTTGGCTGCGGTGACGTTCGCCGTGGGCTCGGCCAACTCGGCGCCGAGCACGAGGAACTGCTGGTCGAGATGGCTGGCCGTGACCACGGCGAGCGGATCGACGAGATCGTTGCCGGCGCTGATGACGAGGTCGGGTCCCAGGTCGATGGCTTCGACGATGTGCTCGATGAGCTGGCCGGGCTCGTCGGCCGTGACAATCTTGAGGCTGATCTGCTCCTCCTCGGCCCACTCCGTCACGGCGGTCACCAGAGTCCTGGTCTGGGGGTCGTCTCCCGCGGTGAGCAGCACCACGCGGTAGCCAGGCGACGGACGGACCCCGTCCCAGGAGCCGGGGCTGGGCGTGATCGTCGCCTCCGGGGTGGGCGGCGCGGCGGGGTTGACGAACCCGGGGCCGAGGGTGCCGACCGGGCTGGGCTTGGCGTGCGGTTGGGACCAGTCGTCGGGGGAACCGCATCCGCTGACCAGTACGGCGATCGCGGCTGCCGAGGTCATGCCGGCGGCCAGAAGTCGCGAGCGCAAGCGGATCATCCTCCCAGGCGGGCGAGAAGGTCGTCTCCTTCCTACCCGATCGACGGGGATTTCCGATGCGCGGCCTTTCTCCTTCGAAATGCGGTCGCCGTTTGTTCGCTCGTGGTCTGCCGCTCGTTCGTTTGCCCCGAGCAGTCTGCGGTCGACCGCAGAAAGAGGAGTTCATGCCAGACCTTCCCCGACGTCGTTTCCGCGCCATCGTCGCCGCCGCTGCCGTGGCCGTGGCCGTGGCCGTCGTACTGAATGCAGCGCCCGCTCTCGCACACGGCTTCTCCTCGACTGCGTACGTCGACGTCACCTCGCCCGAAACGGGGCATGTCCGGGCTGAGCTCGGACTGGAGTACGACCTGCTCGTCGTCTCGGTTGCCGACTACGAGCGCAACGATCCGCTCTTCCGGCAAGGCAACGCGGCATTCGAGGTCCGGGACTCGGCAGCGCAGGCCGCCGCGCTCGACACCCACGCCGGCTCGGTCGTCAAGTACGTGACCGGTCGCTTCGGCGTCACCGCCCAGGGGCAGGCGTGCACCCCGACGCAGGACGGCCACTTCGCGATCGAAGAACGCGACGGCGTGCCGTACGCGCGGCTGGTTCTCGACTACCGGTGCGCGGCCGCAGATTCGCACGAGGTGCACAGCGGGCTCTTCCCGGATTCCGAGGGCTATGTGCGCGACACCAAGACGATCGTCACCTACGACCTCGACCTGACCTCCGGCAGCGCCGCGCTCGACGCGAGGCAGCCGTCGTTCTCCACGCAGCAGTCCTGGGCCGAGCGGTTCTGGGAGTTCTTCCAGCTCGGGGCGGAGCATCTGCTCACCGGGCTCGACCACATCCTGTTCCTGCTGGCGCTCATCGCGGGCTCACGCCGCCTGCGCGAAATCGTGCTGGCGGCAACGACATTCACGCTCGCCCACTCGGTGACCTTCATACTCGCCGCACTCGGCCTCGTGCGGGTGCCTGCGTCGTTCGTGGAGCCCGCCATCGCGCTCTCGATTGCGGTCGTCGCGGCCTGGCCGCTCTGGCGGCTATGGCGCCGCGGGTCGCACGCCACCGATCTCGAGGCGGCCGAGTCCGGTCGCCTCAGCTTAGAGCCTGTCGGCGAATGCCGTCCGCGCCTTTGGAAGCGGCGTAGCCGCTTGCAGCCACCTTGCCAAGACGACCATCGGCGGGTTCTGAGAGGTTTTCTGGCGAGGACGGCCCCTCCGCCGCGTATTGGACATACATCAGGAGGGGCACCCGCAGTCCAGGGAACCTCTCAGGTTCCGCTAAGCGACCACCCACCCAGACCATTCACCAACAGGCTTTTAGATCGTGCTGGCTGGGCTCGGCTTGCGGTGGTCTTCTGCTTCGGCCTCGTGCACGGACTCGGTTTCGCCGAGGCGCTGGGTATCGACGAGGCTTGGTCGTGGACGCTGCTCTGGTCGTTGCTCGTGTTCAACCTCGGTATCGAGGTCGTGCAGTTGGCGATCATCGCGGTTGTCTTCCCGCTGCTCGCCCTGCTGCGCCACCGCCTCCCGGTCGCGCGGCGATGGACGACCGGGGTCATCTCGGCCGGCGTCTCGGTGATGGGCGTGGCGTGGTTCGTGCAGCGAATTTTCGGACTCTGACGTACTAGCTCTTCCGGCTCGTGCAACGAGTCCGTCCGTCCACGTTCACCTGGACGACGTCAACAGCGGAAACGCTACGAACCGGTCTTCTCACCCTTAAGACCGGAACGGATGCAAATTCAATGAAGACAACCAAATCCAACGATGCCTCGGGGCTTGTCCGACGCCGCGTCGCTCGCGGTGTCACGGCGGCTGCCATGGGCGTCGTCGTGGCGTTCGGCACCGGTCAGATGAGCGCGGCCTTCGCCGATGAGCCCGCGACGCTCACCGGCATCATCCTCGGTGTCGGTGCCAAGGAATCCCAGCGCGTCGTGAGCTGGTACTCCTCGACCGACACCGCGCAGGTCGTGCAGGTCGCCCCGACCGACAAGCTCATCGACGGCCAGTTCCCGAAGAACGCCGTGACCTTCCCGGCGACCGTCGCCGCGAACAGCGTCAACGGCGGCTTCAACGGTCACGCGACGATCGACGGCCTGAAGAAGGACACCGCGTACTCCTACCGCGTCGGTGCCGGGGACAGCTGGTCCCCGACGTACTCCTTCAAGACCCAGGACTTCAAGGGCGACTTCGACTTCCTGTTCTTCGGCGACCCGCAGATCGGCTCGTCCGGCAACGTGGCGAAGGACGGCGAAGGGTGGAAGGACACCCTGGACGTCGCCCTGACCGCGACCCCGAACGCGGAGCTGCTGGTCTCCGGCGGCGACCAGGTCGAGACCGCCAACACCGAGCCGCAGTGGGACGCGTTCCTGGCGCCCGACAAGCTGCGCCAGTACCCGTGGGCCGCCACCATCGGTAACCACGACGTCGGCGGCAAGGCCTACGAGCAGCACTTCTGGACCCCGAACACCGACCGTTCGGCGTCGTACTACAAGGGCAGCCCCGACACCCAGTCCGGCGGCGACTACTGGTACATCTACAAGGACGTGCTGTTCATCGACATCAACAGCAACGCCTACGCCAACGGCGCTGACGAGGCGCACCTCGGCTACATCACCGACGTGATCAACCAGCAGGGCGGCAAGGCGAAGTACACGGTGCTGGTCTACCACCACTCGATCTACTCGCCGGCCAGCCACGCCAACGACACCGACAACAAGCAGCGCCGCCAGGACTTCCCGACCGCCTTCTCCAACCTCGGCGTCGACCTGGTCCTGCAGGGTCACGACCACAGCTACTCCCGTAGCTACATGATCAAGAATGGCGAGAAGGCGAACCCGGATGAGCAGCCCGGTGCCACCCAGGTGGCTCAGGGCCCGGGCGGCGTCATCTACGTGACGGCGAACTCCGCCTCGGGTTCGAAGTACTACGACCTCACCGCTCCGATCCCCGGTTCGGACTTCGGCCCCGACCCGCTGAACCCCAACAGCCACTGGGCCAACTCGGTCGAGAACCAGGAGCACGTCCGTACCTACGTCAAGGTCGAGGTGCGTGACGACAAGCTCGTCGTCGAGAACATCCGCAGCAGCACCTGTGCTGCCCCCAACGCTGCGGTGGAGCTGGGCAAGGTGAAGTGGTGCGGCCCGAACAACGGTGCCGACGCTGCCCCGCCGGTCGGCTCCGTCGTCGACAAGGTTGCGATCCAGCCGTATACCGCCAAGGACAAGGGCAAGCAAAACGGCACCGGAAACGGCAACGGTGACCACCCGGCCCAGGGTGGGCCCGACTGGGTTCGGCAGCAGGATGTCGCGGGCAGCGAGACGCTGACCGCGCTGAACTGATCCAACCCGCTCCGCGTGGTGGGGTGGACACCGCTGGTGTCCACCCCACCACCTGCCTTTCATCCCGCCCATTCCGTTCGAGGATCACCAGATGCACTCCACATCCCGACCGGCCACAGTGGCCGGAGCCCTCGCTCGCGCCGTTGTCGTCGCACTGCTCGCTGTAGCCGGCCTCGCCGGAGTGGGAACCGGACTCGCTGCCGGAGCCGACGCCGTCCCGTGGACGGTGCGCACGGCCGCCAACGAATTCGGCTCCGACCGGAACAACTACAGCTACACCGTCGACCCGGGCGGGCGGATCGAGGACGGTCTGGTGGTCGCCAACCACGGCACGACCTCGCTTGACCTGGCCGTATACAGCGCGGACGCGTTCACCACTGATGCCGGCCAACTCGACCTCGTCACCGAAGACGCGACGTCGACCGGCGTGGGCGCATGGGTCGATCCGAGCCAAGACCACCTCACGATCCAGCCCGGCCAGTCCGCCGAGGTGCCGTTCACCGTCACCGTTCCGGAAAACGCCACGCCCGGCGACCACATGGGCGGCATCGTCACCTCGCTGACGCAGGGTGGTGTGGAGCGACGTGTCGGCATCCGGATGCAGCTGCGCGTAGGTGGCGGGCTCAAGCCGGGCCTGTCGGTCGAGGGTCTGGGCGTGCACTACTCGGGCACGCCCAACCCGTTCGGCAAGGGTGACGCCACCACCACCTACACGATCCGCAACAGCGGCAACGTCATCCTCTCGGCCCGGCAAGCGGTATCCCTTTCCGGCCCCTTCGGGAGCTGGCCCGTCCCCTCCGGGCAGATCGACGATTCGCCCCAGCTGCTCCCAGGCGAAACGTGGCAGGTTTCCGTGCCGTTCCGCGGAGTGGTTTCTGCGCTGCAACTGACCGGGACGGTCACCCTCGTCCCGCTGCTTACTGACGCGGCGGGCTCGACAGCCCCGCTCCCCGCCGCCGAGAACACGACGCACGCGTGGGCCATTCCTTGGGGGCTTTTCCTGCTCCTCGCCGTCATGTGCGTGCTCGTTGTCGCGGTTCTTGCTTTCCGGCGAAGGCAGGCCAAGATTTCCCCCGAATAACGTTAGCCCTGTGCTCACTGGGCCACCGCTCGGTGATCGCGGCGAAGAGTTCGGGTAAGTGTTATCGGTTTCTCGTAGTGGACTGGCGCCATCGCAGCTCAGGCTGCAGGACGGGGGGCACTGCTGGGGCGGGTTGACCGTTCAGGCGGCCTAGTAAGAGGTCGACTGCCCGGAGGGCGAGTTCTTCCAGAACGAGATCGACTGCGGTGATCGGCGGATTGTTGGCGCGGGTGAATTCGCTGTCTGTGAGGGAAGCGATCATCAGATCGTCCGGAACGTTCATTCCAGCCTTCTCGGCCGCCTGGGCGGCACCGGATGCGAATCGGCTGGCAGCGGCCACGATGGCGTCCGGCGGCCGGTTGCCGGCCAAGATAGGTGCTATGAAGCGCACCGCTCCGTCAACGCCTTCTCCTTCGTAGAGCGCATGTTGTTGCGGTCGCATCCGATGCTTGCGCGCCCACGCGCGGTATGCCTCGGTTGACCTGCGGTTCCACGCGTTGTCCTCGGTTCCGGTGAGAAGCATGACGCGACGCGCGCCCTCAGCTCGCAACCCATCGAGGAGCTCGGTCACCGCGGCGCGGTGCCCGAGCGTGACCGACCACGCGAAGTCGGGACGGTCGGGATCTTCGTCGACAGTTACCACGGGGACATTGCGACGCATCAGCTCCCCGAGCACTTTGTCGTCCCCGTAGGGGTGCGCCACGATGCAGCCATCCATCGGCACGCGTTGACCTGCAGGATCAAGCATGTCAGGAACGTGGATGAGCCCCAGGTTGCGCTCGAGCACTGTCGTGGCGATGGCGCCGGCTAGCCGGTTGAACGTTTGAGAGCCGGCCAGCGATCCATGCACGGCATCCCGCGGCCGCAAGATCAAGCCGATGATGCCGGACCGCCCCGTTCGTAGCG
This genomic interval carries:
- a CDS encoding lyase family protein, translating into MTADVDATTSRDQLYGPQTELGVKNFPVRGRAFGDLMPFVHNYARVKLAAARVNHASGVLDEARCDAIVTACQEIIAGEHADQFPTPLVHGGGGTTANMNINEVLAARASTIAWVAVHPNDHVNASQSTNDTYPTAMALTILELVEAPVAALRELSAAFERKAAEFDQTPHLGRTCLQDAVVLTAGDTHRGHAAAISRVTAGLANAAAGLSAVPIGATAVGTGIGAPDGFGERCAEVLASLTGRPVTSAENRYDSLAHLDPYSEIAAAGTRAAIAMAKIAADLRILSSGPHGGFGDLTIPAVQAGSSIMPAKVNPVIPEYVMQLSYRVRGQSHAVDCAVAAGELELNVMEPVILDALTTIFDDITAAAGTFARRCVNGVEWNGVHRERNLTGALDQWVELSAAEGYETATGRLRGDSGNGERTV
- a CDS encoding IclR family transcriptional regulator, with the protein product MASGAERVAELLLAFGVGGAGHDHGVSDLARAVGRERSQVSRMLKALERGGLVEQDPQTKRYRLGWTLLVLASSAGDTALLRAARPALRGIVARTGEVALLSVQRGNRSFTVLREESTQSLRAGGWVGRSSPMHCTASGRALLFDSDDELVEALTEEDLRMPISAPAAPRTLDELLERLHAERSMGYAMASEEVEIGLTSVGVPIRDHTGELTAVINISGPTSRLIGRIDESVRRLRVAATAIENALKQPYGK
- a CDS encoding MDR family NADP-dependent oxidoreductase, whose amino-acid sequence is MKVEKWIVREHVDGVPDVDRMYQKVVEDLVVDLADDEMLLRTRYVSVDLFLHGITLATPVGTHAGGDSIMEVIEAGPRAAFAVGDLVQGWGGWRTHLVSTGAEMPWNTGPFPMVFPAFRKLNPQHFDDALPLPTALGVMGGAGLTAWGTMTKFLTVRPGDTVVISAASGAIGTLVGQLSKRAGARVVGTTGSAGKAEYLTGLGFDEVIHYRYGDAADAVREALEKAAPDGVDKYFDNMGGTITDVVFRMLNVQSQVAVCWQWESQVGEEDTGPRLLPHVMYPRTTIRGIYALEWFTEDNWNALEKDLGGMIRRGEITYDQTIYDGFGAIPAAYRSLYLGREANRGKVLVRV
- a CDS encoding IS630 family transposase, translated to MPGMSATPVILTAAQRRVLKRRAYGHKTPHRDKVRAQIVLLAGRGYANNRIAARVGVHLDTVRCWRDRFAADGVDGLRDKKRSGRPPRFTPVQVAELKALACQLPAETATPLSRWSCPELAREAVTRGVVTAISPSTVRRWLAADALKPWQYRSWISVRDPHFATRAARVLDLYTGIWDGEPLTGNEFVISSDEKTSIQARCRCHPTLPPGKARMMRVEHEYTRGGALAYLAAYDVHHARVFGRCEPATGIVPFMALVEQVMTTQPYASAKRVFWVVDNGSSHRGQAAIDRLAKRFPNAVMVHTPTHASWLNQIEVFFSIVQRKVVSPNDFTDLAEVEQRLLSFQNRYNATATPFRWKFTTNDLHDLLARIDTHDTHDTADTADTADHTPDTTPKAA
- a CDS encoding SAM-dependent methyltransferase, with the translated sequence MADSADIDYTAPSSPRIWNYWQGGKDYYAVDRAAGDEWIALQPEIVQIAKESRQFLMRAVHYLAAEAGVRQFLDIGTGLPTLQNTHEVAQAVAPESKVVYVDNDPLVLTHARALLTNTTDAGVTAFVDADYHEPEVIVSDARSTLNFTQPIAVMFMGVLGHVPDYEEALSITRQVMAAVPSGSYLVLWENTNVSETACKAAEEYANSGAIPYRLCSVEQVAKFFDGLEVAGPGLTPINHWRPGADQTGAGEPLDAYGAIGRKP
- a CDS encoding type 1 periplasmic-binding domain-containing protein; the protein is MRSRLLAAGMTSAAAIAVLVSGCGSPDDWSQPHAKPSPVGTLGPGFVNPAAPPTPEATITPSPGSWDGVRPSPGYRVVLLTAGDDPQTRTLVTAVTEWAEEEQISLKIVTADEPGQLIEHIVEAIDLGPDLVISAGNDLVDPLAVVTASHLDQQFLVLGAELAEPTANVTAANWTGASFRGEGLGMSSTYDPASITPERAAAAVRAGVASVLNGLTGIVIRLD
- a CDS encoding HupE/UreJ family protein, translated to MPDLPRRRFRAIVAAAAVAVAVAVVLNAAPALAHGFSSTAYVDVTSPETGHVRAELGLEYDLLVVSVADYERNDPLFRQGNAAFEVRDSAAQAAALDTHAGSVVKYVTGRFGVTAQGQACTPTQDGHFAIEERDGVPYARLVLDYRCAAADSHEVHSGLFPDSEGYVRDTKTIVTYDLDLTSGSAALDARQPSFSTQQSWAERFWEFFQLGAEHLLTGLDHILFLLALIAGSRRLREIVLAATTFTLAHSVTFILAALGLVRVPASFVEPAIALSIAVVAAWPLWRLWRRGSHATDLEAAESGRLSLEPVGECRPRLWKRRSRLQPPCQDDHRRVLRGFLARTAPPPRIGHTSGGAPAVQGTSQVPLSDHPPRPFTNRLLDRAGWARLAVVFCFGLVHGLGFAEALGIDEAWSWTLLWSLLVFNLGIEVVQLAIIAVVFPLLALLRHRLPVARRWTTGVISAGVSVMGVAWFVQRIFGL